The following proteins come from a genomic window of Azospirillum humicireducens:
- a CDS encoding ABC transporter substrate-binding protein, whose translation MSRPNTRPLFRKTLSLKAALLGALLGTAALLPAAAQADEQYFPLQSYRVGPYAAGGTGFFGGFIDYLTLVNNRDGGVNGVKLTWDECETQYEVERGVECYKRQKNRPGVAAWNPLSVGIAYAMIDDVGRDKVPLITVNHGRTDSTDGRVFKYVFPLLLNPYSESSGIVNYIGTREGGLEKLKGKKIVVLYHGSPYGKETIPIYQLLAEKYGFSVEQVEVPHPGNEQQSQWLSIRRTKPDYVVLRGWGVMNPVALKTAQKVGFPADRIIGNVWSNSEEDVIPAGDAAKGYTAITTQASGADYPVLQEIAKTVYGAGKGNLDDKKRIGSVYHNLGIVNGILNVEAVRIAQDKFGKRTLTGDEVRWGFEHLRLDPARVEALGAKGLFHSINVSVANHEGEGRVTFQQWDGAKWKVVSDWIAPDWALLRPIIEKSSLAYAAEHGIQVRDPAAEDASN comes from the coding sequence ATGTCGCGTCCGAACACCCGTCCCTTGTTCCGAAAGACGCTGTCCCTGAAGGCCGCCCTGCTGGGCGCGCTGCTCGGCACCGCCGCCCTGCTGCCCGCCGCCGCCCAGGCCGACGAGCAGTATTTCCCGCTGCAAAGCTACCGCGTCGGTCCCTATGCGGCCGGCGGCACCGGCTTCTTCGGCGGCTTCATCGACTATCTGACCCTGGTCAACAACCGGGACGGCGGCGTCAACGGCGTCAAGCTGACCTGGGACGAGTGCGAGACCCAGTATGAGGTCGAGCGCGGCGTCGAATGCTACAAGCGGCAGAAGAACCGGCCCGGCGTCGCTGCTTGGAACCCGCTGTCGGTCGGCATCGCCTATGCCATGATCGACGATGTCGGCCGCGACAAGGTTCCGTTGATCACCGTCAACCACGGCCGCACCGACAGCACCGACGGCCGCGTCTTCAAATATGTCTTCCCGCTGCTGCTGAACCCCTACAGCGAAAGCTCGGGCATCGTGAACTACATCGGCACGCGGGAAGGCGGGCTGGAGAAGCTGAAGGGCAAGAAGATCGTGGTGCTCTACCACGGCTCGCCCTACGGCAAGGAGACCATTCCGATCTACCAGCTGCTGGCCGAGAAATACGGCTTCTCGGTCGAGCAGGTCGAGGTGCCGCATCCGGGCAACGAACAGCAGTCGCAATGGCTGTCGATCCGCCGGACCAAGCCCGACTATGTGGTCCTGCGCGGCTGGGGCGTGATGAATCCGGTGGCGCTGAAGACCGCGCAGAAGGTCGGCTTCCCGGCCGACCGCATCATCGGCAACGTCTGGTCCAATTCCGAGGAGGACGTGATCCCGGCCGGCGACGCCGCCAAGGGCTACACCGCCATCACCACCCAGGCGTCGGGTGCGGACTATCCGGTGCTGCAGGAGATCGCGAAGACGGTCTATGGCGCCGGCAAGGGCAATCTGGACGACAAGAAGCGGATCGGCAGCGTCTATCACAATCTCGGCATCGTGAACGGCATCCTGAACGTCGAGGCGGTGCGCATCGCCCAGGACAAGTTCGGCAAGCGGACCCTGACCGGCGACGAGGTGCGCTGGGGCTTCGAGCATCTGCGGCTCGATCCCGCACGGGTCGAGGCGCTGGGCGCCAAGGGCCTGTTCCATTCCATCAACGTCAGCGTCGCCAACCATGAAGGCGAAGGGCGCGTGACCTTCCAGCAGTGGGACGGCGCCAAGTGGAAGGTGGTGTCCGACTGGATCGCCCCGGACTGGGCGCTGCTGCGCCCGATAATCGAGAAGTCGTCGCTGGCCTACGCCGCCGAGCACGGCATCCAGGTCCGCGACCCCGCCGCCGAAGACGCGAGCAACTGA
- a CDS encoding ABC transporter ATP-binding protein: MTIHEVLLSLDGVEATYNHAIRALSGVSLTVRTGEIVALLGANGAGKTTALKALSGLLPAERGQIAAGSIVYDGEDATRRSPAELVRAGLVQVLEGRHCFRSLTVEDNLIVGGQVRGLDRAALRSELERIYALFPRLRERRRTPAGLTSGGEQQMTAIGRALMARPRLLVLDEPSMGLAPLVVEGIFAALKRLNREEGLSILVAEQNSTVALRHADRASVLETGRTVLDGSAADLRERDDIKAFYLGFGVGSSTAAATTPTAA, from the coding sequence ATGACGATTCACGAGGTGCTGCTGTCGCTGGACGGGGTCGAGGCGACCTACAACCACGCCATCCGTGCGCTGTCCGGCGTCAGCCTGACCGTGCGGACAGGGGAGATCGTCGCCCTGCTCGGCGCCAACGGTGCCGGCAAGACCACGGCCCTGAAGGCGCTGTCCGGCCTGCTGCCGGCGGAGCGCGGCCAGATCGCCGCCGGCAGCATCGTCTATGACGGTGAGGACGCCACCCGCCGCAGCCCGGCCGAACTGGTGCGCGCGGGGCTGGTGCAGGTGCTGGAAGGGCGGCACTGCTTCCGCTCCCTGACCGTCGAGGACAATCTGATTGTCGGCGGTCAGGTGCGAGGTCTGGACCGCGCCGCCCTGCGCTCCGAGCTGGAGCGCATCTATGCCCTGTTCCCCCGGCTGCGCGAGAGGCGCAGAACCCCCGCCGGCCTGACATCGGGCGGGGAGCAACAGATGACGGCCATCGGCCGGGCGCTGATGGCGCGGCCCCGGCTGCTGGTGCTGGACGAGCCGTCGATGGGCCTCGCCCCGCTGGTGGTCGAAGGCATCTTCGCCGCGCTGAAGCGCCTGAACCGCGAGGAGGGGCTGTCGATCCTGGTGGCCGAACAGAATTCCACCGTCGCCCTGCGCCATGCCGACCGCGCCAGCGTGCTGGAGACCGGCCGCACCGTGCTGGACGGCTCCGCCGCCGACCTGCGCGAACGCGACGACATCAAGGCCTTCTATCTGGGCTTCGGTGTCGGCAGTTCCACCGCCGCCGCAACCACCCCTACCGCTGCCTGA
- a CDS encoding SfnB family sulfur acquisition oxidoreductase yields MSTAVLDTAPKTADPAPQGVPGLPRPTKPAHVIKDDAEAIAVAEALAREVVGTASKRDRERILPVAELDAFSQSGLWSINVPKAFGGPEVSYATLARVVQIVAAADPSLSQISQNHLGVVAAIRTVSDEAQQRLLFGEVLTGIRFGNAFSEFGTKRAADFATSFTDEGDHVLVTGRKFYSTGALLAHLVPIVAVDDQGRAWYAIADRNAPGLTVIDDWSGFGQRTTASGTVILDRVKVPKTHLVPGYKGYETPTADGAIFQIIQVAVDNGIAEAAIRDTLEFVRNRSRPWVDSGQDRASDDPYTIQAVGRLTLRLHAAEALQEKAGLAVDAAVAAPGAETVAKAQLAVAEAKILSTEIALEASSTLFELAGTRSVLAEHNFDRHWRNARTHTLHDPVRWKYAILGNHALNGVNPPLHAWS; encoded by the coding sequence ATGAGCACTGCCGTTCTCGACACAGCCCCCAAAACCGCCGATCCCGCGCCACAGGGCGTCCCCGGCCTGCCCCGCCCGACCAAGCCCGCCCACGTCATCAAGGACGACGCCGAAGCCATCGCGGTGGCGGAGGCGCTGGCCCGCGAGGTCGTCGGCACCGCATCGAAGCGTGACCGCGAGCGCATCCTGCCGGTGGCGGAACTGGACGCCTTCTCGCAGAGCGGCCTGTGGTCGATCAACGTGCCGAAGGCCTTCGGCGGGCCGGAGGTCTCCTATGCGACGCTGGCCAGGGTGGTGCAGATCGTCGCGGCGGCCGACCCCTCGCTGTCGCAGATCTCGCAGAACCATCTGGGCGTGGTCGCCGCCATCCGCACCGTGTCGGACGAGGCGCAGCAGCGCCTGCTGTTCGGCGAGGTGCTGACGGGCATCCGCTTCGGCAACGCCTTTTCCGAGTTCGGCACCAAGCGCGCCGCCGACTTCGCCACCAGCTTCACCGACGAAGGCGACCATGTGCTGGTGACCGGCCGCAAATTCTACTCGACCGGCGCCCTGCTCGCCCATCTGGTTCCCATCGTCGCGGTGGACGACCAGGGCCGCGCCTGGTACGCCATCGCCGACCGCAACGCCCCCGGCCTGACGGTGATCGACGACTGGTCGGGCTTCGGCCAGCGCACCACCGCCAGCGGCACGGTGATCCTCGACAGGGTCAAGGTGCCGAAGACGCATCTGGTGCCCGGCTACAAGGGCTACGAGACGCCGACCGCCGACGGCGCCATCTTCCAGATCATCCAGGTCGCGGTCGACAACGGCATCGCCGAGGCGGCGATCCGCGACACGCTGGAGTTCGTGCGCAACCGCAGCCGCCCCTGGGTGGACAGCGGGCAGGACCGGGCGTCGGACGATCCCTATACCATCCAGGCGGTCGGCCGCCTGACGCTGCGGCTGCACGCCGCCGAAGCATTGCAGGAGAAGGCTGGCCTCGCGGTGGATGCCGCCGTCGCCGCCCCCGGTGCTGAAACCGTCGCCAAGGCCCAACTGGCGGTGGCGGAGGCGAAGATCCTCAGCACCGAAATCGCGCTTGAGGCGAGCAGCACCCTGTTCGAACTGGCCGGAACCCGTTCCGTCCTGGCCGAGCATAACTTCGACCGGCATTGGCGCAACGCCCGCACCCACACGCTGCATGACCCGGTGCGCTGGAAATACGCCATCCTCGGCAACCACGCCCTGAACGGCGTCAACCCGCCGCTCCATGCCTGGAGTTGA
- a CDS encoding sigma-70 family RNA polymerase sigma factor, producing the protein MAERDRTSLLGLLLDHYEEMTGHLARRLGSLCLAEDVVQDTYLRLRSLSALPDIDNPRSYLYRMADNIALDRMRAESRRGRRFAPAELGLDQPLDEPDAETTLEHKQRLERLSSALAELPPRCREVFLLHKFDGLSHADIAARLGISRSMVEKHVMKALAHCRDRLAL; encoded by the coding sequence ATGGCTGAACGAGACCGGACGTCCCTGCTGGGTCTGTTGCTCGACCATTACGAGGAGATGACGGGCCATCTGGCTCGGCGCCTGGGGTCGCTCTGCCTGGCCGAGGATGTCGTGCAGGACACCTATCTGCGCCTGCGCAGCCTCTCCGCGCTGCCGGACATCGACAATCCGCGTTCCTACCTGTACCGCATGGCCGACAATATCGCATTGGACCGCATGCGCGCGGAATCCCGTCGGGGACGGCGCTTCGCCCCGGCCGAACTGGGACTCGACCAGCCGCTGGACGAGCCGGACGCCGAAACGACCCTGGAGCACAAGCAACGGCTGGAGCGGCTGAGCTCGGCGCTTGCCGAACTGCCGCCGCGCTGCCGGGAAGTGTTTCTGCTTCACAAATTCGATGGCTTGAGCCATGCCGACATTGCCGCCCGCCTCGGCATCTCGCGCAGCATGGTGGAGAAGCATGTCATGAAGGCCTTGGCCCATTGCCGCGACCGGCTGGCGCTCTGA